The stretch of DNA tttttccctTCAAAATTGTTTGAATTCACTTGCTGGATTCAAAAGGGAACTAGTTGCGAAACCTGATGAACCGTGAGCTCAAATCTTGGATTCACTAgttacttttttttttgtcaaaTGGACAAATGGTAAACTTCAAACAATCCCATTTCATCAAGCTATACGGTAACCCATCCCCCTTCCAACGGTTCGGTCTTGACTTTTGAGTTTTTGACACCGTTTACTGTTTTTACAGTTTTTATTTACAACAAATGACATTTATTTCGGTAAATGTACCACCCCGTTGCTTCATTCCGGTATATATTGCTGCAGTTTCCTTGTGTCTGCCGGTCAGAGCTTGTTGGACTTGGCGAGGCAGACGACGGCGacggaggtggcggccgggatgACGATGTCGTCGGAGATGGCCTTGAGGCCCGGGACGATCCTCTTGGCGAGGAGCGCGCACACGGGGAGCCCGAAGAGGAAGGCGGCGATGTCCATGGCCGCCTTGCCGATGGTGAAGCTTTTCATGTTGACGATCCCCATCGCGATCTTCTCGAACTGCTCCTGGGTCAGGTTAGCGGTGCCCGAGGTCCAGGGGTGGGCATTCTGCGCTCGCAGGATACAGCAAACTGAATGAGCAGTCTATTTATTTATTAGGAAATTTTCAAGTATAGCTAAAATCTGAATAACTTCTTAATCAATTTACCCCCTAAACTATGCCATTCAGTTCATTTTACCCCATAATACAATTTATCTTTTTTCTCAATACACAAGTTgaattttaattttaaattttgcaGGGTAGTAGTGGACATCACAATGCatattatttttttaattttttcatTGTTATTTTCATATAATTTTGAACTTCAATGATTAATTATTATTAAATATCCTAACCTATCAAAATAATGATAAAAAATTATGATGTATTTTTTCTACATGTGTTATGATGTGTACTATCATCTTGTAAAATTTCAACTTAAACCTCCGACTACGCATGCAGAAGTAAAAAAAAATAAATTGTATTAGGCGGTAATTTGAACCAAAAGGCACAGTTTGGGGGGTAAAATGAACCAAACCATAGTTTAGGAGGTTATTCTGATAGTTGCGGGGAGTAATTTAGACTTTTTCCTATTTATTACTCTCTTCTGTTCATATTATAGTTTATTTGAAATCTGCTCTAAATCAATATTTTCTTAACTTCGACtgaatttatataaaaatatttaACTCTACAATGCCAAATAAATGATATATTTTTCGTGATGGATTCGGTGAAACTATTTTAATGTTGTAGATGTTGCTGCAGCTGTTTTGTGAACTGTGGTGCTTCCGTACATGTCTCAGGGATCACGATCAGGAATTGCCAAGACTTCCAAGCATGATTTTCTAACCCACGGAGATATTTGAAACAAAACAAAATGCTTAAGGCAGTTGAATGGTTATTTGCACTAAATTATTTGTCACAAAAGGACTTAGTTGTGCTGAATAAAGCCAAACGGATGTGCCATAAAAGGATCCCTCTCACCTCGTACTGTTTCTTGAGCTCCTCTTTTGTTGGTATCCTGTACTGCAACTGCCCACGGCTCTCGCAGAACATTCTGATGAAGATTGCAAGCATGAGAAAGAATGTTTATTATAGACCAATGTTGATATCTATTGCTTCTAATAATGTTTATTTGCACCATTTCTAAACACCCGGTGTTTCAAATACTGAGCGAATAATACATCTTAGAATTTCTGCGTTACTCAAATAATACGGGTAGCTAAGTGTGTGTGGCCAAGTCCAAAGGAAAATTGTGTACAACCAAGAAATTAAGCGATGACACTGCGTGTCCCTCTAGTCTAGGAGATACCAAAACTTACTCGATGAGCTCGTAAATGGCGTGGTAGAATTCATCGAAGCTCGTTACACCCTTCACTTTGTCGTCGTAGTGCTGCTTCATGAACTCAATGAGCGCGTCTGCATCGTCGGATTTGTGCGCTTTCTTCTcgttcttcttcttcgtcttctGCGCTGCCTCCTCACCCCCTGCCATCCAGAACGACCAAAAAATTTTCAGTCGCACGCGTACCTCACTGTAAGCTCACCATTAACAATAGAGCCGTCCACCACTCCCATCACACACCGAAAATCTATGCCGAACCCTAACACAGCAACATTTTCATGGTGAATCGGTCGAGCATGGGCTCAAGAAACACACAATCCACCGCGTGTTCTGCCATACCTTGCTTCGCCTTCGCAGCTCCTTGGCCCATGGAGTTCTGAGTTCTTGTGATCGCAATTCAAGGCacggggagggggggggggggggggtggggggtggaAGAACTTTGTTTTGTGTGCACATGTATGCACGGGTGCAAGGATATATACCTGTGTGCAGGCGCAGCGGTGATGTTCCTTGTGTGAGACAAAGGCAACGGCATCGCTCCGGCTGAGAGCAAAGTCAGGTAGTACGCATCAacaaaggaaaggaaagggcACGACACAAGAACTGCAGTGGCTCTGGCCCAACGCAAGCTTGGATTCTCTAGCACATGCCATACGTACACCGTCAGCAAACACTTCTGGGATTGGCGACGAAACTAGTTTTCCTTCACAAAAACACAGTTGCTTGCCTCGGACTCAGGCCTCCTTCAAGCCTTTCTTAGCAGGCAAAGCATGCAACGAGGTTGCCCAGAACACATCAAAACGTGAAAATGAGTTTAAGAAGTTGACATTGCGCAG from Panicum hallii strain FIL2 chromosome 3, PHallii_v3.1, whole genome shotgun sequence encodes:
- the LOC112883921 gene encoding uncharacterized protein LOC112883921, with product MGQGAAKAKQGGEEAAQKTKKKNEKKAHKSDDADALIEFMKQHYDDKVKGVTSFDEFYHAIYELIEMFCESRGQLQYRIPTKEELKKQYENAHPWTSGTANLTQEQFEKIAMGIVNMKSFTIGKAAMDIAAFLFGLPVCALLAKRIVPGLKAISDDIVIPAATSVAVVCLAKSNKL